The genomic region CGGGCCGGAGCGGGCGGTCGCCGTCCTCCTCGCGCTCGGGGAGTCGCCGTGGCTCGTCCCCCTCCTGTTCTGTCTGTACCTCCTGCGTCCCTTCGTCGGCTGGCCGCACAGCCCGTTTCCGGTCGCCGCGGGCTTTTACTTCGGGTTCGTCGGGGGAGCCGTCGTCGCGTTCGTCGGCCTCGCGCTGACCAGCCTGCCCCCGTTCGCGGTCGGCCGGTACCTGCGCCGCGATTCGGGCGCGTTCGGACGGCTCGGCGAGGTCGGCGAGCGCGTCGCCGAGGCGACCGGCCAGACGCGGGCGGTCGCGAGCGCGCGGCTGTTGCCCCTGCCCGCCGACGCCGTCTCCTACGGCGCGGGCGTCTCCGACGTCCGACCGGGGGCGTTCGCGCTCGGGACGCTCCTCGGGGACCTGCCGTGGCTGCTCGGACTGGTGTTCGTCGGCACCCAACTCGAGACGCTCACGACCGAGGGGCTCGACGCCTTGCCGGCCGGGGCCGTCCTCGTCCTCGCGGTGGTCGGCCTCCTCCTCGTCGGAACGCCGCTCTACGAGCACCTTCGCGGGTGATCACTCCGCCGGAGGGGTGGCGAGCCGGCGGACCGCGTCCGTCGGCGGGGCGTCGAAGCGCTCGGGGTGGAGGACGCCCGCGAGCGCTTCGAGCGAGTCGACCAGCCGGTGGCTCGGGCGGTTCAGGTGCGCCGAGCCGTCGAGGACGAACACCCGCCCCTCGCGGACGGCGGTCAGGTTAGACCAGCCCGCGCGGTTTACGAGGTCCCCGACGGTCTCGGTGGTCTGTTCGATCCTGAACCCGCAGGGCGCGACCACGAGCGCCTCGGGGTCGTATTCGAGTACCCGCTCGAACTCGACGGGCGTCGATGCCTCGCCGGCCTCGACCAGCCCGTACTCCCCGCCGGCGTACTCGACCAGTTCGGGCACCCAGTGGCCGCCGACCATCACGGGATCCATCCAGTCGATATCGAGGACGCGGGGACGCCTCCCGTGGGGAACGCGCTCGCGGACCCGCTCGACACGCGCCCGGCACTCGGCCACCAGGTCTCCAGCGCGCTCCTCCCGACCGAGCGCCCGGCTGATCCGTTCGACATCGGAGAACACGTCCTCCAGACCGTGGGGATCGGTCGTCAGCACGTCGCAGTCGAGGCCCAGTTGCTCGATCGCCTCCCGGACGAGGACCGTGTCGACCGCACAGACCTCACAGATCCCCTGGGTGACGATCAGGTCGGGATCGGCGCGTTCGAGTTCCTCTAGCCCGATCTCGTAGACGCCGCCCGCCCGCTCGGCTTCGAGTACCTGCTCGTCGATGGTCGCGCTGTCGGCGCTCGCGTCGACGCTCGACCGGGTGATCGTCGGGAGGTCGCGGACCCCGGGCGGGTGGTCGCAGCTGTGCGATACCCCGACGGGAGTGACGCCGAGCGCGGAGACGATCTCCGTGGCCGAGGGCAGCAGCGTGACGACGTTCATGCCCCCCGTAGGGGACGGGGCGCCATAGCTTCCGGGACCGATGGGGACTTCGGGGAGGGCCATCGAGCCTAGCCCGATGGGACGGTGGAGCTATCGGGCGACGGTCATCACGCTGTGTACGCTCGCGTTCTTCGCGACGATGGTCGCCCGCCTCGTCATCAGCCCGGTCGTCCCCGCGATCGTCGACGAGTTCGGCGTCTCCTCGGGGATCGTCGGGGTCGCCCTCTCGGGGCTGTGGATGGCCTACGCGCTCGCGCAGTTCCCCTCGGGGATCCTCGCCGACCGGTTCGGCGAGCGCCGGGTGATCCTCGCGGCGGTGGGCCTGACCGCGCTTGCGAGCGGGGCGCTCGCGCTCTCGCCGTCGATCCACGCCTTCCTCGTCCTGACGGTCCTGTTGGGCGGCGTCGCGGGGCTCCACTACAGCGTCGCCACCACGCTGCTGACCAAGGAGTTCGACGACATCGGCGCGGCCATCGGGATCCACAACTCGGGCGCGCCGCTGGCGGGCCTGCTCGCGCCGCTGGCCGCCGCGGCGGTCGCCGGCTGGGTCGGCTGGCGCTACTCGATCGCGCTGGGGGCCGTGACCGCCGCCCCCATATTCCTCCTGTTCGCGTGGAGGGTGCGCGAGACGAAGCCCGCCCGCCCGAACCAGCCCATGCGCGAGCGGGTCGCGCTCGGCCCCGTCGTGGGGCTGTTGACCCGCCCGCGTATCGCCTTCACGGCGCTGCTCGCGATCTGCTGTGAGTTCGTCTGGCAGGCGACCGCCTCGTTCCTGCCGACGTTCCTGGTCGCCCACCACGGCTACTCGATCGGGCTGGCGAGCGCGCTGTTCTCGGCGTACTTCGTGGTTCACGGGCTGACCCAGCCCGCGATCGGCTCGCTCT from Halalkalicoccus sp. NIPERK01 harbors:
- a CDS encoding VTT domain-containing protein, whose protein sequence is MKGFGAVGAFSLATLIERGGTASISVLGEVFAARRTPRPCHGRSLVGSGSKGQWFHPTRSRREGVIERRRLQGALGIALFGAILAAAALLGPERAVAVLLALGESPWLVPLLFCLYLLRPFVGWPHSPFPVAAGFYFGFVGGAVVAFVGLALTSLPPFAVGRYLRRDSGAFGRLGEVGERVAEATGQTRAVASARLLPLPADAVSYGAGVSDVRPGAFALGTLLGDLPWLLGLVFVGTQLETLTTEGLDALPAGAVLVLAVVGLLLVGTPLYEHLRG
- a CDS encoding ABC transporter substrate-binding protein; this translates as MNVVTLLPSATEIVSALGVTPVGVSHSCDHPPGVRDLPTITRSSVDASADSATIDEQVLEAERAGGVYEIGLEELERADPDLIVTQGICEVCAVDTVLVREAIEQLGLDCDVLTTDPHGLEDVFSDVERISRALGREERAGDLVAECRARVERVRERVPHGRRPRVLDIDWMDPVMVGGHWVPELVEYAGGEYGLVEAGEASTPVEFERVLEYDPEALVVAPCGFRIEQTTETVGDLVNRAGWSNLTAVREGRVFVLDGSAHLNRPSHRLVDSLEALAGVLHPERFDAPPTDAVRRLATPPAE
- a CDS encoding MFS transporter; the protein is MGRWSYRATVITLCTLAFFATMVARLVISPVVPAIVDEFGVSSGIVGVALSGLWMAYALAQFPSGILADRFGERRVILAAVGLTALASGALALSPSIHAFLVLTVLLGGVAGLHYSVATTLLTKEFDDIGAAIGIHNSGAPLAGLLAPLAAAAVAGWVGWRYSIALGAVTAAPIFLLFAWRVRETKPARPNQPMRERVALGPVVGLLTRPRIAFTALLAICCEFVWQATASFLPTFLVAHHGYSIGLASALFSAYFVVHGLTQPAIGSLSDRFGRDRAAAACALLGIAGYGLLVVGSGLVAVGIAVLLVGTAMSWGAAVLPRFMDHLSAEERGAGFGLVRTSYMIVSATGSAVVGTVADLSSWGVAFSVFVVLLSVVVCALLANRALDLGL